A genomic stretch from Oryzias latipes chromosome 24, ASM223467v1 includes:
- the vta1 gene encoding vacuolar protein sorting-associated protein VTA1 homolog isoform X1, translating to MALPAPLRSIQHYLRTAQEHEKRDPVVAYYCRLYAMQTGMKLDSKTPECRKFLVKLMDQLETMKKEFSDNESITQEVVGNAHIENYALKLFLYADNEDRAERFHKNMIKSFFTSSLLLDVLSVFGELSEENVKHRKYARWKATYIHNCLKNGETPQPGPIGMDEDEEAEFGAEGFSSQSFSQGGSVRGNPSPQSFDGSDQGPPPGIGFNANPGSVPSGPPSTNYNNIQIPPGAHAPANTPADLPPPAAEAAKPMPAPRSVPAVDPTLLSAQQQPGGLQLSADDFTKAQKYCKYAGSALQYEDVGTAIQNLQKALKLLTTGKE from the exons GTCGGCTGTATGCCATGCAGACGGGAATGAAGCTGGACAGCAAAACACCGGAGTGCCGAAAGTTCCTGGTCAAACTCATGGATCAACTAGAGACG atgaagAAGGAGTTTAGCGACAACGAGTCCATCACCCAAGAGGTCGTTGGGAACGCTCACATTGAGAACTACGCCTTAAAACTCTTCCTGTATGCTGACAACGAGGACCGAGCGGAACGGTTCCACAA GAACATGATCAAGTCCTTCTTCACATCCAGCCTGCTTCTTGATGTCTTGTCTGTATTTGGGGAGCTGTCAGAGGAG AATGTCAAGCACAGGAAATATGCCCGCTGGAAGGCGACCTACATCCATAACTGTCTGAAGAATGGGGAGACACCTCAGCCGGGGCCCATTGGCATGGACGAAGACGAGGAAGCAG AGTTCGGAGCTGAAGGTTTCTCCAGCCAGAGCTTCTCTCAAGGGGGCTCCGTCCGGGGAAACCCCTCCCCACAGTCCTTTGATGGGTCGGATCAAGGGCCCCCTCCAGGAATTGGCTTCAACGCAAATCCGGGGTCGGTTCCGTCAGGTCCCCCAAGCACAAACTACAACAACATCCAGATTCCACCAGGAGCCCATGCACCGGCCAACACCCCAGCAGATCTACCTCCACCTGCAG CAGAAGCTGCCAAACCCATGCCTGCTcctcgctctgtgcccgccgttgACCCCACACTGCTCAGTGCCCAGCAGCAGCCGG GCGGCTTGCAGCTCTCCGCCGACGACTTCACCAAGGCGCAGAAGTACTGCAAGTACGCGGGCAGCGCCCTGCAGTACGAGGACGTCGGCACGGCcatccagaacctccagaaagCCCTGAAGCTCCTCACCACGGGGAAAGAATGA
- the vta1 gene encoding vacuolar protein sorting-associated protein VTA1 homolog isoform X2, whose protein sequence is MALPAPLRSIQHYLRTAQEHEKRDPVVAYYCRLYAMQTGMKLDSKTPECRKFLVKLMDQLETMKKEFSDNESITQEVVGNAHIENYALKLFLYADNEDRAERFHKNMIKSFFTSSLLLDVLSVFGELSEENVKHRKYARWKATYIHNCLKNGETPQPGPIGMDEDEEAEFGAEGFSSQSFSQGGSVRGNPSPQSFDGSDQGPPPGIGFNANPGSVPSGPPSTNYNNIQIPPGAHAPANTPADLPPPAEAAKPMPAPRSVPAVDPTLLSAQQQPGGLQLSADDFTKAQKYCKYAGSALQYEDVGTAIQNLQKALKLLTTGKE, encoded by the exons GTCGGCTGTATGCCATGCAGACGGGAATGAAGCTGGACAGCAAAACACCGGAGTGCCGAAAGTTCCTGGTCAAACTCATGGATCAACTAGAGACG atgaagAAGGAGTTTAGCGACAACGAGTCCATCACCCAAGAGGTCGTTGGGAACGCTCACATTGAGAACTACGCCTTAAAACTCTTCCTGTATGCTGACAACGAGGACCGAGCGGAACGGTTCCACAA GAACATGATCAAGTCCTTCTTCACATCCAGCCTGCTTCTTGATGTCTTGTCTGTATTTGGGGAGCTGTCAGAGGAG AATGTCAAGCACAGGAAATATGCCCGCTGGAAGGCGACCTACATCCATAACTGTCTGAAGAATGGGGAGACACCTCAGCCGGGGCCCATTGGCATGGACGAAGACGAGGAAGCAG AGTTCGGAGCTGAAGGTTTCTCCAGCCAGAGCTTCTCTCAAGGGGGCTCCGTCCGGGGAAACCCCTCCCCACAGTCCTTTGATGGGTCGGATCAAGGGCCCCCTCCAGGAATTGGCTTCAACGCAAATCCGGGGTCGGTTCCGTCAGGTCCCCCAAGCACAAACTACAACAACATCCAGATTCCACCAGGAGCCCATGCACCGGCCAACACCCCAGCAGATCTACCTCCACCTGCAG AAGCTGCCAAACCCATGCCTGCTcctcgctctgtgcccgccgttgACCCCACACTGCTCAGTGCCCAGCAGCAGCCGG GCGGCTTGCAGCTCTCCGCCGACGACTTCACCAAGGCGCAGAAGTACTGCAAGTACGCGGGCAGCGCCCTGCAGTACGAGGACGTCGGCACGGCcatccagaacctccagaaagCCCTGAAGCTCCTCACCACGGGGAAAGAATGA